The DNA region GCTCGATCGCGATCGTCACGCACGTGAACCCCGACGGCGACGCCATCGGCTCGGAGGTGGGGATCGCCCGGTACCTCCTCGCCGTCGGCAAGCACGTCCGCGTGATCAACCAGGACGCCACTCCCGAGACGCTGCGTTTTCTCGAGGAGAAGGGGCCGGCCGCCGAGCCCTACGATCCGGCGACCCACGATCCGGTCTTCGAGTCGGTCGACCTCGTCCTGCTCGTGGACAACTCGGCCCCCGATCGCCTCGGGCGGGTCGAGCCGGTCGCGATGCGGCACGCCGACAAGGCCCTCTGCATCGACCACCACCCGACGAAGGGGACCCCCTGGCGATTCAACGTCCTCGAGGACCGCGCGAGCGCGACGTGCGCGATGATCTACGAGCTGATCCACGCGCGCGGCTATGTCCCCGACCGCGCGTGCGCGCAGGCGCTGTACGCCGGCATCGCGACCGACACCGGCTTCTTCCGATTCAACTCGACGAGGGCGGAGACCCACGAGATCGCCGCCGCGCTCCTCCGCCTGGGAGCGGAGCCGGTCCGCTGCTACGCCGAGGTCTACGAGCGCAACGCGCCGGAGTACACGCGCCTGCTCGGCCACGCCCTCGCGTCGCTTCGCCTGCAGGCGGGGGGGAAGCTCGCCTCGGTGCGCATTCCGCTCGCGACGCTCAGGGAGTGCAACGCGGAGCACGTCGACACCTCGGAGATCACGACCCCGCTCCTCGCGACCGACGGCGTCCGCGTCGTCGTCCTCTTCAAGGAGATGGACGGCGGGCGCGTGAAGGTGTCGCTGCGCTCGAAGGGGGAGCTCGACGTGCACGCCCTCGCGACCGAGTTCGGCGGCGGGGGGCACCGCAACGCCTCGGGCATCGTGATGAAGGCGCGGTTCGAGGAGGCGATCGAGCGGGTGCTCGCGCGCGCGGAGCGGCTCGTCGAGGGGCCCGCGGCGTGAACGTCCGGGTGCTGTACTTCGCCTCCCTCGCGGACCGCGCCGGCCTGCGAAGCGAGACGATCGAGCTCGCGACCCCGACCGACATCGCGGGGCTGTGGGCGCTCGTCGGCGAACGCCATCCCGGTCTCGCGGAGCTTCCGGTGAGGCCGATGGCCGCCTGCGACCGCGTGTACGCGTCGTGGGATCGGTCGCTGGAAGGCGTCGAGGAAGTGGCCTTCCTGCCGCCGGTCAGCGGAGGTTAGTCGTGGCGAGGCTCGTCGAGTCGGAGATCCAGGCGGACGAGCTGCTCGGTGCGGTCCGCTCCGACGCCGACGGCGGCCTGGCGCTGTTCGTCGGCGTCGTCCGCG from Candidatus Polarisedimenticolaceae bacterium includes:
- a CDS encoding bifunctional oligoribonuclease/PAP phosphatase NrnA, which produces MIAAEGHETFAKVVDRARSIAIVTHVNPDGDAIGSEVGIARYLLAVGKHVRVINQDATPETLRFLEEKGPAAEPYDPATHDPVFESVDLVLLVDNSAPDRLGRVEPVAMRHADKALCIDHHPTKGTPWRFNVLEDRASATCAMIYELIHARGYVPDRACAQALYAGIATDTGFFRFNSTRAETHEIAAALLRLGAEPVRCYAEVYERNAPEYTRLLGHALASLRLQAGGKLASVRIPLATLRECNAEHVDTSEITTPLLATDGVRVVVLFKEMDGGRVKVSLRSKGELDVHALATEFGGGGHRNASGIVMKARFEEAIERVLARAERLVEGPAA
- a CDS encoding MoaD/ThiS family protein; the encoded protein is MNVRVLYFASLADRAGLRSETIELATPTDIAGLWALVGERHPGLAELPVRPMAACDRVYASWDRSLEGVEEVAFLPPVSGG